Genomic DNA from Puntigrus tetrazona isolate hp1 chromosome 6, ASM1883169v1, whole genome shotgun sequence:
taaaatgcacttttaacatactatctttgtattaaaaaaatgtattcagttacCGCTTATGTTACACTTGAGTGTACTGTTGTATGAAAGATGGTTTCAAGCGTGCTACGAgtatatacactttttaaaaacaaaagtggtatgttaaaagtgcacgGTTgggtacacttttttttgtttctttgttttttaccTAGGTATTATAAAGTAATAGGAGCATTTTCAGATGCTAATGCTGAATGGCATATGGATTTGAAGAAATATTGTCTGTTCTCTGCTCTGCAGGTACAAGTCTACGGTCACTAGGAAGCGCTCGTGGTTCCTCGCCGCTGTGTGCTGGCTGCTGGCGTGCGTTCTGGGCTTCTTACCCATGTTTGGATGGTACAACCGCGACACGCTGACGCGTTACAACTCCACCTCCATAAACTGCGAGTTCATTGACGTCATTCCCGTTTCATACCTCGTGCACTTCATCTTTGAGGGCTGTTTTCTTCCTCCGTTGGCTGTCATGATCACTCTGTATTGCTACATCTTCTTCAGAATCAAAAGTGGACGAGCGGGTGCGTCGGCCGAAACCAGCGCATACAAAACTAAAGAGCACAAACTGGCCACGTCTCTGGTTTTGGTCTTGGCTCTTTTTATCGCCTGCTGGATGCCGTTGCACGCGCTACAATCCATCACGTACTATAACCAGAGCGTACGCGTGCCGCCCGTCGTTTTTTACTTTGGCATTCTCCTCTCTCACGCCAACTCCATAGTGAACCCTGTAGTGTACGCCTTCAGGATCCCTAAGATAAAGCGGGAGTACGGGACGATTTGGAGGAGGGTGACTGGTCAACAGCAGCAGGCAGAAATGAACAGCAGCAAGACTCCTGCAAGTTATACCACTGACAACCATGATGGAAGAGTTCATGTGAAAATCAGTCCACTGGGGGGAGTCAATGACATGACTGACTCAACAGCACGACAAATACAGGCCAAAGAAACagaataaatctatatatattagGTGTGTAAGGGGCATAATGTATATCGTACGAtttggtcattttccaaatcatagcGATTATCCCTATAcccttgttagtggagacttgagcattatttagtcattttgaatgCACTTGTCAATGGgactgctttaaaaatgataattatacattactataCATTATAAGATAATTGGCCACGATAGTACTAACGATACATTGAACTGTAAagagtttcattcatttttaaagctacGTTTAGAGAAATCCATACCATGTTGGCAACTTTTCTGTTAAATGTGTAGATATTTAAAACGTCTGCATCTTGTTAGGTTTAAAGTTGAATTAACGGACGGGACGACATACGTTCTCCTAAGGAGGACGGGGTCTCAAATTGTTGACTGTATATGTTTGACCCAATCTGTCTGTAACAGAGCTGGCAGATTTATCTGTTATTACATTgattttcagaatattttataatataacacatatttaaaatgacatatttaacattttttgaggTCAGCAaatatagaaaatgtacaattttaagtgtattctgtgaaaataaaaaatgtttaacaaaaaaaaaaaacttttagcaaACATTTTGTCGGACACCTTCATCGGTGCCGATGTTCAGACACATCGAGGCCACCGGATATTTAGGACTGAAATCGTAAATATGATGGCTATATGCTTATGCCGGTACTTTCAAAACAGCTGCTTACAACCTTAAGGGGGAAAAAGAAGAGCTGGACGGAAATGACCTCAGTTTTGAACGTACCAGGTGAGTACAGAAAGCTGCTAACACGCTAGCTAATGTAAACATCACTGAAATATATGCGTGATCACGTGAGGACGATCATAATCTCGTGGTGTGCGATGCGCCACGATGTTGAAATCTTGtagtgtgtgcatgtttaagaCTCGAGGGGAAGATAATCTGCGAATATTAACCAATTGGTTGGGATTTTAAAACTCCTGTGGCGCGATCCCTGCTTAAATTCGCTTCAGACTGTAGTGGCACTGTTCAGCCGGTAGGGGGCCTCAGAACACCACAGTCTGAGAGGAACTAGTTAACAAAGTCTTTTTCAGGTGTATCTGTGGTCTTTGGTAAGTTAACCGAGTGATGCATGACACCTCTTATGGCTGAAAGTGGATAATATCACGTACgtacaatattacaaatataaaccGCAGTGATGCACGAaacagtttgtttaaaataatttaaaaaaagctttattattaAGTAGATTAAGTCAGAgtcaaccttttttttaattgaatgtttacatttaatcattgaCCAAACCGACTTAAAAAAGGAGGATAAAAGAAGCAATCAAACCGACAAAGGTAGAAATATGTAAGTACTGTGACAAAGAtggttatgttttttaaataataatcaaaaaattacaaaaatgtaattaattcaaatatatatatatatatatatatatatatatatatatatatatatatatatatatatatatatattatatatttattgatatataattatttaaaaacatatatttaattatttaaaaaacacacacacatatattaagttAAAAGGGTCAATTTTTCAGGGTCAAAGTATATgcgtttgtttttctgaaaagtgGGAGCATACTGTATAAACTTTATGTCCTATTGCCCTAAACCTACCTTGTACCTAACACCTAACGGGAGACTGCGCATTTCTACTTTCCCCAAAAAAACTCACTTATCAAAGACAgtcaatttaatgtgtttcaTAAGGATGACCAAAACTGCATTGCAGATACAATGACGCGTTCTGAAATTAAAAACGCAtcatattaacaaataaaatagcagccttgcaaaataaaataaaaaatgaaagtaacCCTGCAGAATAAACAGAGCATGATAACAACTATAAGAAAAACAGTATGACACTTTAACAATCTCGTTgttgaaatgatttgttttctctctcgttCGTCGTGTCTCTCGAGGAAGGCAATAGACTGTATAGTTATCACCTGAATAGGATGAGATCCTTCCCACAAACTATACAACCTACTACCTCAGCTCGTGGAGACACAGATCTCCAGCTTGACAGGAGCACAGCTTCAGGACGCAGAGGAGCACAAAGTGTCTTCAGAAGACGGCCGGTTAATCTGCCTCCGCAAGAAAGACAGTAGATTGTATAGTTATCTCAAAGGGAGGTTTTATACTCCACAACTATTCAATCTACTACCTCAGCTTTAGGGACAGAAGCAAAACGTTTCTTCATCAAATCTGCacagggatgaaagaaagagggagaaaaacacatttattaggagccatacaaaaataaaattaatttaattagttatcATTTATTCTAGCGTATGCATTTATTGatctaaaaattatttattaattcataattaagcatatacacacacacacacacacacatatatatatatatatatatatatatatatatatatatatatatatatatatatatatatataaaatatatatatgatgagtTTGTTagcaaaaacttaaaaatgagtgcattccaattaatatcaatcaaactacagtaatttttattaggtaaaaaaataacaaatacacaataaaacatgctaatataataacatatatttatatatttttgacattgACAGTTATCCGTTTTGGCAAATTAACTCATATATTAACAATGAATACACAAGTTATGTGTTGTCTTTTTACTCGGcaaaaaattgtacttttagaTTTTGGGACAAATCGGCGTTTCTTGACCATCAAAGTGCAGAAGGAAATTCGGTAGCCGTTGATGCTATTTCGGTGTTTCCTTCTTTGTGACTTCCCGATTTTCTTCTTAAAAGATTAGCGAAAATAATGAACAATCACAAGTCGCAGTAGCTGCTGGAGAGACCAGCGGCCGTTTTCTCTTCGCGAGCTTACGCTGTCGCGTGCCGTTTAATTGCCTGAAGTAAATCGCCTCGTTTGAACGCGACTTTCCCGGCTGTCTGCCTCTCTGTAACACTACGTGTTGTCTGTTAGCGAAAGCATGAAAGGGAGGAAAAAGGACCAAACAAAATGGCCGCCTTCCTGCCATCTTAAACTAGTGTGCAGTTAAAGTCGAGAACGTGTGTGAAGATCAAACCGTCTTAGGCTACTTATTTCAAGAAAGGTGAATGATTACTACAAGTATGCTGTGACTGAGGCAGTAATACTATTACTGTTTAAGCGACAGAAATACCACGGTACTCTCTGATTTCTGGATTTTCGGCAAGCACTGTAAGGTAAaccaaaaacagtaacatttatatgtatgtttttattacgATTACGTTACAGTCACACTGTGGTACTTTCTAGAGACACTTCATAGTCAAACTGTGACTGAAGATATCATtcaatgctattttaaaaataatataacgtGTATGTTTATCctgcataatatttttcttaaaatctgTAATAATTTTTGGGgaattttttgatgaataaaaagtttaagggtaacacattttttaaaaatatatcaatctttcataatgttttaaatagctttacttgctgaattaaaaaaaaaaaattatatacaaattagCCTGTTACAATAATTTCTTAAgtattatgtgacactgaaaattcagctttgatcgcaggaataaattacattttaaaatatgtttagatAGAAAACGGTTATTGTAAAACTTAGTAATATTACACGTTTTtggacaaataaatgcagccttgatgagcatgagagacttaattattaattataattataagatgaattataattaatgaattaattgcaTACTTTTTACTGATGCATGTATAAtgcatcaacatttttttaatggccaGACACTGCAGGTGAATAGGACTAAAGTAATTAACTTATTAACTAGAATGAACTAAcggttatttaaaatgtatgtttaaatatgcaaattaggcaccgtttaattaaatgtgtgctAATTAGCATAAACGTTTCCTACAGAAATCTGAACACTGGATGAAGTCAGTTAGTTAGCTTTTTTATTGTATACAAACAAACTAATGATATATGAACAAATCCCTCCGTGAAAACCTGACAggaacaaaaatgtacattttggcGCGTTCAAGTGCTTCAAAAcaatttgaagtggatcaaaaacatttgttctaaaacataaaactaataTGTGCTCTCGTCTTAAGGCAACTGATCCACTTATACccacatatataaatgtttaaagtgtCATAATGCACAGATGATGGTGCTGTGGTAGATGTCTGGCAGACGGGGGTCACCCGGGCGGCCCAAAAGAATGGACTGCCATGGCAAAGGGGCGGGACGGCGGCACCGAGTCTTTGCATAAATTAGCATGAGAACCGAGGAACTGAAAGACACCGGAGCAGGACATTAACATTCTGAATTCCTCTTTGGCCTAATTAATGGCAGTGATTGAAATGTTTTGGCCTGGCAGTTGGCAGAGACAGCGGGGCAGTGTGAAACGGACCCGGCCGAGAGTCTCATAATTGAGATGTCGGATCAGTCAAAGGGCTgagaaatcaaaaaaaaaagtgatgcgCTGCGAAATATGATTTTCTTACTTAGCGTTTTTTGTCTTGATTACAATCTAAACACTCTTGCAGCGactcaaaatacatttcatttacagGCGGCGTGACTTGAGTCTTGTTTTTATGACAAGATCAAAATAGCGTGCGTTTATGTTTGAGCGTCTGGGACACTTCGGTCGGAActgacagggaaaaaaaaagtttaaatattgcGTAACGTCGTAAGGAATCTaagtagcatttaaaaatatatatttttgtgaactaAAATAGAATGCGTTTTCCTGGAAAAACCCAAAAAAGAAGAGGCCCAGAGGGTTAAAACGAGGAAAAAATAAACCTAATTCAAACGGCAAACCGGGTTTTTTTTCTGACCTCGTTTgcagaataaatgcatttttcagaaaCACAAGTCCTACtgtatatactaaatatatctTGATTGCAAATGTTTAGATATTGGACTTGAAAACAAGACACGAGTGTTTTTTATGGTgtgcttttgaaatgttttacagattgcaaatctgtgtaaaatgaGCGCGTGTGTCATTTAAATAGTGCTAATAATTGCAATAGAGTAATGTAATGTTAAGTAaagtttttaatcattatatCCCTCGGTCTTTCATCTtattgcagtgcattctgggattgccttACCCAGATCGTAGCCAAAACACGGTACTTTATGAAGCGACGTAATTTTTTTTGCCGTGTTCTTATGATGCATAAAATGTCGTTTTGCTGTGTTTATCTGGTCCTACGGCCTCGTTCGACATTTTTCTTGGATCTCAAAAGGACTATTTGTTATTCCATCACAGTATACGGTCCACGTCTCACTGACGTCCATGGATCATTACACAAAGTAATGGCTGTGTCAACACCAGGCTAAATCTTCACATCTTGTGAGAGATAATATATGCAAAGCTCTATAAACACTAAAAGCCATTATAACTTGAACTCTCTGCTTCACATGTGTAGAAGTCAGTCAGAACTCGGTGTAAAATATTTGGCAGTGAGATACCTGTGATAAACAAGTTTGTCAGCGGAAGTGGTTTAGTTTCTCTAACCTCAATCTTGCGGTTAAACACAAAGGTGtccgtttttttatttcacttatgcTGGCACTATTTCCTCATGTGTTTACatctacaaaatgtattttatttgacctTTCATTTAGCTGTGGAGTgcaaacaaacagtttttttatagagacagcaaaaaaaaaaaaaaaaaaaaaaaaaaaaaaatatatatatatatatatatatatatatatatatatacacacacacacacacacacatacacacacacacacacacacacacacacacacacacacacacacacacacacacacatatatatatatatatatatatataaataaatacacacacacacacagtatatatcttgaaaaatctaaatattatatatatatatatatatatatatatatatatatatatatatatatagatatatgtaatatataaacataacattaatatgtacatgcatgtgtttgcatttatttatacataataaatatacacattacacagaAAAActtgatgcgattaatcatttgaaagcactaacaaatcaacaaataaataaatatatttaagattataaagacattttatatattttggttaAAGTGCACTGATGCGTCTCAAACTAAGACCAGgaatgtgcatttaaaagtaaatgggATCAAATTGCATTTCTCTTTCAAACTCACGCAACCTAATATGACTGCTAAGCGCCAAAATATCCCGATTTTGTATCGTTTTATCTAGAAAAGCAATAAGTACCGCACTACAACATTGTGAGCTCAGGAACATTTTCGTCGTATGTGCATGTTATCGTGTGCATCGCcagcaaatgtaattaaaagcatTGCGATCGTTACGAAAGTGAGTAAATATAGTCCTACCTGCTCATTAAAAGCGAGATGACACTTCACTTCCCACATCTGAATACGTACAACTGTTATCCACGACATTGTCTGCTTATGCAGCGTGTTTAAACCCACGGTTGTGCAGCCGTGCAAATCCAGAGGCATTTTCAACACGCTTAGCATTCGCTTATCGCCTTCTGTGCATATTTTcctttagacattttataaaagatgcaataaaacgttaacatttttacagtactcgcactttaaatgtcacttaaatgcaattatatgcATCGTGACCATTAGTAAAGTCAGTAAATATAGTTCTACCCGCTCATTAGAAGTGGGATGACACTTCACTTCCCACATCAGAATTAGTAAAATTGTCCATTTATGCAATGCGTTTTAACCCACGGGTGTGCAGTGGTGCAAAACCAGATGCTTTTTTAACACGCGTATCATTTGTAGCGACCCCTGACGATCTACAGAACTTCAGCTCTACGCCCTGGATGCAAAAATAGCAATTCTAAACAGGAAGTGCCTGTTGACCTTGTTTGCGTATGCGTTCAGTGTAAGTTCAGCACTTATCAATGCAATAGCTGTATTGCAAACAGACGCGGCTTGCAGCATTCAGGCAGTGCAAAAATAGCGCTTTTTGTATGCGATTTCACTCTTATGTTgtatttaattcagtgtttgaaactacttttacaccagtttttttttcagcatagcTAAAAGGTATGATTTGTCATTGCATTTGTTGACACTTGTTAATTAGGcctttaataaaacacagaagCTGCAAAACATGTGAGCTATTTCtactaaataatacatttcctCGAAATTTTCTTCGTTTTATTTGGCCATAAAAACTGATAATCCCGCCCACGAGCTCATGCCATTGGTCGAGAAGCACAGGattctcaaataaatgttctgatAGCAAAAACAGTCTAGCCTAAGCGCCGTTGTCCAGAGGAAATCAACATCTCAATAGCTTACTTATAGTTGTCACATCAAGCAAAAGCAgaagaaagcattttaacattgaaaatgaacatttgtgcATGCAGCATGTGCAAGTAAGAAGCCATGTGCTTTCGAAAGCTCATGACTTAACTCTTCCTTTTCGATACCTGTGATACAAACGTGATCTGAACTGCTACAACAAGAGACATCGAATCACATTAGCGACAAATACCTGCTCTGGTTAGTGTCAGGCAGTCGTAATTACAGCTGGATGTCCCAGGGTTCGGCTGCTATCCACAAGGCTCTTTTTCTTCATAATGTGATGCTGTTTGTGGTGTTATTGCTTCATAATTGCAGGTGAttaccaaaatatttttctccATAAAGGGTCTGTGACTTTGTTCCTGGTTACCACACcgacacacagaaagaaagagggagagagggaggcagCACAAAAATAGCAGGAAGTAGAGAGGGcaggccagaaaaaaaaatcatcaagtAACGTGACAAGTTCATCTGAGGATAGTGAGGGAGGGGTGGAggaagtgttttcattttttttcgtCTATCACTCCACCCACCaccttactgctttttttttccttactctgttttctctttgtacAGTGTTCAGGGCAGTTTTCATTTACAATAGTTTCTAAAAGAATTACGGTTCTCGGTCGCTGGCTGCGTTAATGAAGTAACCGAACGTGGTTAGGCCAAACAAAACGTGAGGTGCTTCGGAATGGAAATGAAGTGTGTATTCAAAGTGCCATAAATAATCTCCAAATGCGTTTTTAGTTCAATCGTCGATGGGAGAAAGACGCATGaagtgtattttaatattatttgtgttattttttttgtcgtttACACAAGTATAGTGATTAAACCTATTTTTGTTCTGAAaattctgaaaacacacacacacacacacacacacacacacacacatatatatatatatatatatatatatatatatatatatataggtttttattaaaatctatattttgaattacaCTACaggatttaaatttaatttgcatacacacacatttccaaaagtattgcatttatctgatccaaattacactttaataatacatatattgaaaaatatatataattaatattatatctaaTATAATTTAGGGGTCTCGTTCTTGACTTTTTACAGTAGGTTTTTCAATGTGGTCTCAATCGTCATATCTAACGCTCAGTTCCTCCAAACATGTAAGGCTGGAGGAAGAGAAGATTTGTATGTGGTCTACCGCTAACAGTCAACCATCTTTTTGCAGCACTTTTAGTGGGATTGTAGTTTTAATTTTCGTCTCCTGGCAGAGTTTGGCAGGTAAAGCGCTTCTCTTTGTATTGAAGGCCTCAGACGTGTAACTTAGCACAAAAGAGTGTATTTACCCTCCGCCGTACTGTAAATAGCAAACCGCATATTTGTATAGcctctaaaaacattttttttaaagctattatGCAAACGGCTTGTATAAAAAGCAACAGTGGTCATGCACTGTCGCAAGGCAAACAAAACCAAGCACAGTCACTCGCAACTATTACTTTTGCTCAAACACATTTGGAGCttataaacaatatttgttttttttatgagaagAAACGTCTCATCGGGACAGAAGTGAAACGCGCTTTATCATGGCGGCGGCAGATAAACGACATGTGCTGGAGGAAGACGAGGATGAGGGGCAGCGAAAGTCAGAGCAAAAACTGCGTTACTGCAACACaagaaagttaaaaaatgaaaagaacgGAAATCAAATGCTGGAAGTACCTGAGCGAGAGCTGTTCGCGGGACGTCGCGGGAGACTCCGGATGGGCATGAAAAGTACGGCTGCGCTGTATGGCgaccagaaaaaaaagacagcaggGAGGAAAAACGAAGAGGAGAGAACGTTTCCACGTCGCTCGCAAGACAAGGggaaaagcagagagagaggtGTGCGAGTGAACAGCCCTTCTCACACGAACCCCTGCCAGCACTGAGCAGATTCAGCTATGCCCTCCTATTCGCCTGCCCACTTTAGCCCCGCTGCCAAGAGAGAGAGGTCACAACAGCACgggaaaggaaaagaaaacaaggcGGCAACTCTTGCGACCACCTTGCGGCTCGCTCTTTGGCTTCGTCTGTTGTTGTTGGGTCAGCAGCCAGTCCACCATGTTTAATACCTCTATGGGTGTTGGCACGGAATGCTAAACACCGTCACCTGGCTCAGGCCCGGAGGTGAGGAGTGGAACTTGGTCAGAAACCAAGCGAAATAA
This window encodes:
- the adora4a gene encoding adenosine receptor A3, with amino-acid sequence MVSGGGFVYITFEVLIAVGCCLGNTLVIWAVWRSGALNKPTFCLIVSLAVADLLVGAVAIPLAVTVDIHIKIPFHACLFFSCFLIVPLQASVLTLLAIAVDRCLRVCIPFRYKSTVTRKRSWFLAAVCWLLACVLGFLPMFGWYNRDTLTRYNSTSINCEFIDVIPVSYLVHFIFEGCFLPPLAVMITLYCYIFFRIKSGRAGASAETSAYKTKEHKLATSLVLVLALFIACWMPLHALQSITYYNQSVRVPPVVFYFGILLSHANSIVNPVVYAFRIPKIKREYGTIWRRVTGQQQQAEMNSSKTPASYTTDNHDGRVHVKISPLGGVNDMTDSTARQIQAKETE